The genomic segment ACAACTATCTTATCCAACAATTTCCAAATTAAAGAGCTTCCTACTAAATTTCTCTGTATGCATTTGCTCTGAAAGATTCTACGTGCCATAGAGGAGGTGACTTGATTTTTGCAAGGACGAGAGACCAAACAATAAAGAATTTCATATACAGAAGATAGGAACTTCGACACTATGTGAGATCAACAATAAACTTTTGGTGAagcacaaatcattaaaagacCAACAACAACTTCATTCCTCTTGGCTTGTTTATGATCATCAAGATCGCCTTCTTCTGGTTGGCATGGGGATTGCATCGGATGCTTAAGTTGAGCAAGTTCATCGCTGATCTCAGAGATAGCCAACGTTTAGTTTAGTAATCTGTTACTGCAGGTTCTAAGAAGCCAACCGGTGAGGAAGATATTGGTGAACGAGGAACTGAGTTGTGAGCACGTGACACAGAGAACGTTCTATCAGAGCCATGGTCCTCTGTTGCAAACTCTCTTAGCTTGCTCAGTGCGGGCAACAGAACAGTAGCAAGATCAGGTCTATCTTTTTTCCTCAACTCGCAGCACTGCAAAGCCAGCTGAGCTAGCACCAGCGTCTCTTCTTCAGGCCAGTCTGATACTCTGGGATCAAGAACTTCTCTCAGTCTATTTTTCTCAATCCCTTGCTCTACTCTATGGCTTAAACCCATTGCTGGCATCGCCGTGAGGATTTGCAGAAGCACCACACCAAATGAGTACAAGTCAGACTTCACTCCAAGCATTCCCGTTTGCTGGTACTCAGGGTCAATGTAGCAGAACGTACCTGTTTCAACAATTGGTCCATTGTTAAAGAAATGCAAAAGATtagatttggtttagtttaaatgTAGAAATGAAAGTATTACCAGCAGCAGCAGTCATGTGGTAATGGGTGAAGCTATCAGCAACAGCGGGAGGTACCAGCCGAGCTAAACCAACGTCGCTGATTTTGCTATTGAGATGTCTGTCTAGCAAGATGTTTGCTGGCTTCAAATCTCTATGCACCAGCGGCTCAGGTTTGGCCTGGTGAAGGAAGAGAAGCCCTGTGGCAATCTCTGCAGCGATTCTGAACCTTGCTCTCCAAGACAACGGTGGAGTATTGTCTCTGCAGAAGAGACGGTCTTCTAACGTTCCGTTTTCCATGTACTCATACACAAGGCAGCCGTACTCGGGACAAGCACCGAGGAGAATCACCATGTTAGGGTGTCTCATGCAGCTTAGTACCTCAACCTCTTGTTGGAACTGCTTCAGGCCTTGTGAGACATCTGACTTCAAGATTTTGATGGCAACGGAAGTGTTTTCAATAACGGCTTTAAACACAGGTCCATACCCTCCTTCCCCAATCTTTAACGCATCTGAAAAGCCATCGGTTGCATCTTCAACATCCTTGATGCTGTACCGTCTGTAGGATACGTTGTTGGCCATGCTCTGTTCGTTGAACCTGGCCTGCATCTCCACAAGTCTTCTCTTCTGCTTCTCTATTTCCTCAAGACGTTGTGCCATTTCAGCTGCTTGGAGCGCACTCTGCGTTTTCTGCTTATCCATCTCAGACAGCTCCTTAAGCATCTCTCTTGCTACCTTTGCTTCCTCCAACTTTTCAGATTCGGCGGAAGGGGCCTACAAGAATTCATTTAAGTGTCTAGTATTAGTCAAACATCTGTAGAATGTTTTCAAGAAAACATGGTAGTAGGTATCTTACAGTTTCTCGGGCCATGGTAGCATTAAACTGTTGCAGTTCGAGTCTCAATCTCCTCACCTCTAGTTCAAGATTCTGATTCTGAGCATATTTAAAGATTACAGAACACAAACATCTCAGCACTTTTTACATTCTGAAACACCAAATATACTTTACTGAAAACGTTCTTTTTACCTCTTGTTCAGTAATACTTCCCCCAGATAGGCTTTCACCGGTGAGAATACTACTAACCATGGATGTGGAAGAGTGGGAGCTTCCTCCATTGGTGGATCTTCCTAGGATGCTGTAGAAACTCCCATTTGATTCAACACTCTGACGGTTGGAAGAAAACTCATTGCTAAACTCTCCTGGAGAACTCATGTTATGAGAAGGCTTGTAATGAGTTGTTGTAGGCCGATAAAGGTCTCCGTTTGATGCAGAAGATGACCTagcaaaaagaagaaacaatgaTTCATCAGTATTCTCGTTCACCAGACAGAAAAGAGGATGGAAACTTCACCTTCCAGATGCAGTGGAAACGAAGCTTGCGGGGCCAGGATCAGACGACATAGATATAaatggttgttgttgttttgaaGGCTGGGGATTGTGTTGAGGTGTGTGAGGCCTACTCGCTGGTCTGCTTGTTAAGAGCTTC from the Raphanus sativus cultivar WK10039 unplaced genomic scaffold, ASM80110v3 Scaffold3435, whole genome shotgun sequence genome contains:
- the LOC130506581 gene encoding U-box domain-containing protein 35-like, with product MAGRRVIKGKDSNGVTVIAIDKDKNSQHALKWALEHLIVDSSNCILLHVQTKLRIGEGGENTEAPHDNQEEAQKFFLPFRGFCARKGIRAKEVLLHDIDIASAIVDYINNNSISNIVIGASARNTFLKKFKSVDMPATLLKTTPDTCSVFVVTKEKLLTSRPASRPHTPQHNPQPSKQQQPFISMSSDPGPASFVSTASGRSSSASNGDLYRPTTTHYKPSHNMSSPGEFSNEFSSNRQSVESNGSFYSILGRSTNGGSSHSSTSMVSSILTGESLSGGSITEQENQNLELEVRRLRLELQQFNATMARETAPSAESEKLEEAKVAREMLKELSEMDKQKTQSALQAAEMAQRLEEIEKQKRRLVEMQARFNEQSMANNVSYRRYSIKDVEDATDGFSDALKIGEGGYGPVFKAVIENTSVAIKILKSDVSQGLKQFQQEVEVLSCMRHPNMVILLGACPEYGCLVYEYMENGTLEDRLFCRDNTPPLSWRARFRIAAEIATGLLFLHQAKPEPLVHRDLKPANILLDRHLNSKISDVGLARLVPPAVADSFTHYHMTAAAGTFCYIDPEYQQTGMLGVKSDLYSFGVVLLQILTAMPAMGLSHRVEQGIEKNRLREVLDPRVSDWPEEETLVLAQLALQCCELRKKDRPDLATVLLPALSKLREFATEDHGSDRTFSVSRAHNSVPRSPISSSPVGFLEPAVTDY